A stretch of the Alnus glutinosa chromosome 6, dhAlnGlut1.1, whole genome shotgun sequence genome encodes the following:
- the LOC133870041 gene encoding protein kinase STUNTED-like: MEVYDHQYQEEAPLRSISLLPRELPEISTLGWPLLRKTSPASQEALRRISEARNMSVVQWVMSLPSRSTVQILQHQKTDMSFNRKAVNSSFEDETVGGSSKKAEDENFGLVCQYKVEVSSSSASFHIKESPRSRPGWPLLRVAASASVDSSIYSEAKNLSAVQLVMSLPNRSDSVTPQTQTGLVSNKIEIHIERQISYSGVLKNYPKASGRLLRDLKRLISPCRWFSYKELNSATSHFSSENLIGEGGCSNVYKGRLPCGRSVAVKILKSYKEAWIDFFSEMNIISTLKHKQITPLIGVCVEENFLISVYDFFPKGSLEEKLHGHDNRDALPWEVRFKVAVAVAEALNYLHNECSPPVIHRDVKSSNILLSNEFQPQLSDFGLAIWGPTDSTHVIHGDVVGTFGYIAPEYFMRGRVSDKIDVYSFGVVLLELLSGRKPIGSETPKGQRSLVKWAKPFLESGDLKALLDPKLDGNFDFDQTHRMLLAASLCISQSSQLRPKVRQVLKILTGEKDVGECVNSHVIDLKELGNQDDDDLFLEFGYKQPMGSELLQTEIDTSSLSSSETSLCNAEKPRHFILKDYFKQRQD; encoded by the exons ATGGAAGTATATGATCATCAATACCAGGAGGAAGCCCCTTTGCGATCAATTTCTCTCCTCCCAAGAGAGCTACCAGAAATATCAACACTCGGTTGGCCACTTTTAAGGAAAACTTCACCTGCGAGTCAAGAAGCTTTGAGAAGAATATCTGAAGCTAGGAATATGTCTGTGGTTCAATGGGTGATGAGCCTGCCTAGTCGATCCACGGTACAAATTTTGCAGCACCAGAAAACTGACATGTCTTTCAATAGAAAGGCTGTCAACTCCTCCTTTGAAGATGAAACAGTTGGAGGTAGCAGTAAAAAAGCTGAAGATGAGAACTTTGGCCTTGTCTGTCAATACAAAGTGGAAGTTTCCTCGAGTTCAGCTTCTTTCCATATAAAAGAGTCTCCACGATCAAGGCCTGGTTGGCCTCTTCTTCGGGTTGCAGCTTCTGCAAGTGTAGATTCTTCAATATATTCTGAAGCTAAAAATTTGTCTGCTGTTCAATTGGTCATGAGCCTGCCTAATCGATCAGATTCAGTAACTCCACAGACCCAAACTGGTTTAGTTTCGAATAAGATAGAAATTCATATTGAAAGACAGATAAGTTATTCTGGGGTTTTAAAGAATTATCCGAAAGCATCAGGAAGACTACTCAGGGATTTGAAGCGTCTCATTTCTCCTTGTAGGTGGTTCAGCTACAAGGAGCTCAATAGTGCAACTTCCCATTTCTCCTCAG AAAATCTTATTGGAGAGGGAGGCTGTAGCAATGTGTACAAAGGGCGTCTTCCTTGTGGCAGATCAGTGGcagtaaaaatattaaaatcgtATAAGGAAGCTTGGATTGACTTCTTCTCAGAAATGAATATCATCTCTACATTGAAGCACAAGCAAATTACACCTCTCATTGGTGTATGTGTGGAAGAGAACTTTCTTATCTCTGTGTATGACTTCTTTCCCAAGGGTAGTTTAGAGGAAAAATTACATG GTCATGATAACAGAGATGCGTTGCCATGGGAAGTGAGGTTTAAAGTGGCTGTTGCAGTTGCTGAGGCTCTAAATTACCTGCACAATGAATGTTCTCCTCCAGTTATTCACAGAGATGTAAAATCTTCAAACATTCTTCTCTCCAATGAGTTTCAGCCACAG TTATCTGATTTCGGGCTTGCTATATGGGGACCAACAGATTCAACTCATGTGATTCATGGTGATGTGGTAGGGACTTTTGGATACATTGCTCCAGAATATTTCATGCGAGGAAGGGTCAGTGACAAAATTGATGTATACTCCTTCGGTGTGGTTCTTCTCGAGCTGCTATCAGGGAGGAAGCCAATTGGTTCTGAGACCCCCAAAGGACAAAGAAGTCTGGTTAAGTGG GCGAAACCATTTTTAGAGAGCGGGGATCTTAAAGCATTGTTGGATCCAAAATTAGATGGGAATTTCGATTTTGATCAAACGCATAGAATGCTCTTGGCAGCAAGTCTCTGCATTAGCCAGTCATCTCAACTTCGTCCAAAAGTGAGACAG GTACTAAAGATATTAACAGGGGAGAAGGATGTCGGTGAGTGTGTCAATTCCCATGTCATTGATTTGAAAGAGCTGGGAAATCAAGATGATGACGacctttttcttgaatttggttacAAGCAACCCATGGGCTCTGAATTGCTTCAGACAGAAATTGACACCAGCTCACTAAGTAGTAGTGAGACATCTCTATGTAATGCAGAAAAACCCCGACACTTCATATTGAAGGATTACTTCAAACAACGGCAAGACTGA
- the LOC133870468 gene encoding uncharacterized protein LOC133870468, which translates to MSPCYAYPPPGLVRRTGLLIDSIKLQRERENVKTEIKEEKKREKKEKKREKKEKRRAQKGKEKPTDTGDGKIIKLNYDKYDLPEQSRAGGYFQKSIEDEAEPLEYSGLTEEHEQPIRSPNVSSESTWTGNKRKRDSSPTGSIRVHGTIIRIRLPMKKHKVSEQLCSTSGREDFLAPQKNANVKVPNQEQCWSTASTNAEENLFAEELSCPVPGRIEMNSYKNEIQRTESPYEALIKNWVPPSLQCEGNDFDDEEWLFRPKQEDRHGSKRFKAGNNVSCGESPTLWPHAHYLPEADIYALPYTVLF; encoded by the exons ATGTCTCCTTGCTACGCATACCCGCCTCCAGGGCTTGTGAGGAGAACGGGGTTGTTGATCGATTCGATTAAG CTCCAAAGAGAAAGGGAGAATGTCAAAACAGAAATtaaggaggagaagaagagagaaaagaaggagaagaagagagaaaagaaggagaaaaggagAGCACAGAAAGGAAAGGAGAAACCCACTGATACTGGTGATGGCAAAATAATAAAGCTTAATTATGATAAGTATGACCTACCAGAGCAAAGTAGAGCAGGTGGGTATTTTCAAAAGAGTATTGAAGATGAGGCTGAACCGTTGGAATACAGTGGTCTTACTGAAGAACATGAGCAGCCGATCCGTTCTCCAAATGTTAGTTCTGAAAGCACTTGGACAGGCAACAAGAGGAAAAGGGATTCCTCCCCCACTGGTAGCATCCGCGTTCATG GAACCATTATTAGGATTCGGCTGCCTATGAAAAAGCATAAAGTATCTGAACAGTTGTGCTCTACTTCTGGAAGGGAAGATTTTCTTGCTCCACAGAAGAATGCAAATGTCAAAGTACCCAATCAAGAACAGTGCTGGTCTACAGCCTCTACTAATGCAGAGGAAAATCTCTTTGCTGAGGAGTTGTCCTGTCCAGTGCCAGGGAGGATTGAAATGAACTCATATAAAAATGAGATTCAGAGGACAGAATCACCATATGAAGCCTTAATTAAGAACTGGGTTCCACCTTCACTTCAGTGCGAAGGAAACGACTTTGATGATGAAGAATGGCTCTTTAGGCCGAAGCAGGAAGACAGACATGGGTCTAAAAGATTTAAAGCTGGCAATAATGTTTCTTGCGGTGAAAGTCCCACGTTGTGGCCACATGCCCATTACTTGCCCGAGGCTGACATATATGCATTGCCCTATACGgttctattttga
- the LOC133870467 gene encoding uncharacterized protein LOC133870467 has protein sequence MIRRVNVNGNGVTVLSRAIGIGGGATSATNQRLLQAGLYGTTAHSNAKSNPHWLSSRVLADRFGPFAPSSVPKGVVGTRFIHSLAEEPPRADKFSPKDVVLFQYEACPFCNKVKAFLDYYKIPYEVVEVNPISKKEIKWSDYKKVPILKVDGEEMVDSSDIIDKLFQRIHPDNPAVDGEEEKEWRGWVDNHLVHVLSPNIYRTASEALESFDYITTHGNFSFTERIIAKYTGAAAMYFVSKKLKKRHNITDERAALYEAAKTWVDALKGRQFLGGLNPNLADLAVFGVLRPIRHLKSGRDMIEHTCIGDWYTRMESAVGESSRIKAEK, from the exons ATGATAAGAAGGGTTAACGTTAACGGCAACGGAGTTACCGTCCTCAGCCGAGCCATCGGAATAGGCGGCGGCGCCACCTCAGCCACTAACCAGCGGCTCCTTCAAGCGGGGCTCTACGGCACCACGGCGCACTCAAACGCCAAGTCCAACCCACATTGGCTCTCGTCGAGAGTACTCGCCGATCGCTTTGGCCCGTTCGCTCCGTCGTCAGTCCCAAAAGGCGTCGTCGGGACCAGGTTCATCCATTCTCTGGCCGAGGAGCCACCACGTGCGGATAAATTCTCCCCCAAAGACGTGGTTCTTTTCCAGTACGAAGCTTGCCCTTTCTGCAACAAAGTCAAAG CGTTCTTGGATTATTACAAAATTCCGTACGAAGTAGTAGAGGTTAATCCCATCAGCAAAAAGGAGATCAAATGGTCTGATTACAAGAAGGTGCCCATACTGAAGGTTGACGGTGAAGAGATGGTCGATTCTTCAG ACATAATTGATAAGTTGTTCCAAAGGATTCATCCAGATAACCCTGCCGTGGATGGTGAGGAGGAAAAGGAGTGGCGTGG GTGGGTGGATAATCACTTGGTGCATGTTTTATCTCCAAACATATATCGAACTGCTTCCGAAGCTCTCGAGTCATTCGACTATATCACTACACATG GCAATTTCAGTTTCACTGAGAGGATAATAGCTAAGTATACTGGAGCTGCAGCTATGTATTTTGtgtcaaagaaattaaagaaaagacaCAATATCACAGATGAACGTGCAGCCCTGTATGAAGCTGCAAAAACATGGGTGGACGCGCTGAAGGGCCGGCAATTTCTTG GTGGGTTGAATCCTAATTTGGCTGATCTTGCTGTCTTTGGCGTCCTGAGGCCCATCCGACACCTCAAGTCTGGCAGAGATATGATAGAGCATACATGCATTGGTGACTGGTATACTCGAATGGAAAGCGCAGTAGGAGAATCTTCTAGAATCAAGGCAGAAAAGTAG
- the LOC133871958 gene encoding BOI-related E3 ubiquitin-protein ligase 1-like, translated as MVKMAVQAQFYPENMDFPLCGLQDPAFGFVDDLRFSLQYPQQTHFHLQRSAQKFGVDCNEGVSSSSSCNSFPPMAFFQSLDAQFELQSQEIDRILQIQNERLRLVLQEQRKQDLAVLLSNVESKTTSLIRRKEEDLAQATMRTMELQECLKKAEMESETWQRIARANEAMVTDLNNTLEQVRERLVLVSNTAEDAASFCGSCDQQEAVKRSSRKITCKRCYSRSSCVLFLPCRHLCSCKNCEAFLGSCPVCNAVKEGSIEVFLV; from the exons ATGGTTAAGATGGCTGTTCAGGCACAGTTTTACCCAGAAAATATGGATTTTCCCTTGTGTGGCCTACAGGATCCTGCTTTTGGGTTTGTTGATGATCTTCGGTTTAGCCTTCAATATCCCCAACAAACTCACTTTCATCTTCAGCGGAGCGCTCAAAAGTTTGGCGTTGATTGCAACGAAGGGGTTTCATCCTCTTCGAGTTGCAATAGCTTCCCTCCAATGGCCTTTTTTCAATCTTTGGATGCTCAGTTTGAATTGCAGAGCCAGGAGATAGACCGCATTCTTCAAATACAG aatgaaaGGTTGAGACTAGTTTTGCAAGAGCAGAGGAAGCAAGACCTTGCAGTCCTCTTGAGTAATGTTGAATCGAAAACGACGAGTTTAATTAGGCGAAAAGAAGAAGACCTGGCACAAGCAACAATGAGAACAATGGAGCTCCAAGAATGCTTGAAGAAAGCAGAGATGGAAAGCGAAACATGGCAAAGAATAGCCAGAGCAAATGAAGCGATGGTAACAGATCTAAATAACACGCTTGAACAGGTGAGAGAGAGACTGGTTTTGGTCAGCAATACAGCCGAAGATGCGGCATCGTTTTGTGGCTCATGTGATCAGCAAGAAGCGGTGAAAAGAAGTAGCAGAAAGATTACTTGTAAAAGGTGTTACTCTCGGAGCTCGTGTGTTCTTTTTCTACCCTGTAGACACCTCTGTTCGTGCAAGAATTGTGAAGCTTTTCTCGGTTCTTGTCCTGTATGTAACGCTGTAAAGGAAGGTAGCATAGAGGTTTTCTTGGTCTAA